From a region of the Salmo trutta chromosome 10, fSalTru1.1, whole genome shotgun sequence genome:
- the LOC115201121 gene encoding SUN domain-containing protein 1 isoform X2, translating into MDHSKVNSRAPPPGNTGYTYSHSSSYSTTALDFEKEHRITPVLESPRMSRRSLRLHSTTGLYGDDSMDSSLNHMYHSASFSAGGASRRDSKALKSRRSQQHSVSCSQSLLLTTPHKSQQHNSSLHSVAASDASLLSSMLDKSCIQERTLVEGFWGLDEDSEFKERTMTDYSMCEANGDINSAQTQTSMVNGSFGKDHTIHSDRNDALTTYSKHSSTAARSATGKQALTAPAASPPSTIYARDKSRKHRTGVLVSFSDNCVRVSRRAAASVASVFSLLLQSVLLRSRKEGKAHSSYCGSMNVNEMGTEGKRMNLNGALCDDCKGKQRVETRVVQSSSSLVCRSHHVLGELWLATASTGSSVLWVGQKAGSAVRSVTRRMLSVLWLASVSPGKAATGAFWWLGTGWYHLATVMSLLNIFVLTRCLPKLLKLLLILLPFLLALWHWGPSSLLSVLPAINITEWRTAYSLSQNPLEPTKDSQPIMAQPPPAVSQLGSVLVSVDSERLARLEQRLAQLWEKVERGGRRQEKQHREVLSLYQSVREQLDTQTDKDSMGLWVSGLLEERLLLLKGGMEKDAALRRELSQEIGEQYVVQQQGQESRLAQLEVLLQTLTAKTEEAQRRHADTSSATPALPPVPVLVNVGVDSESHDALLAEVQLLEATLGGIRQDLQGVMGCQGMCDRLDTLHETVSEQVSAQVRMDLRALFDHSEQVGDSQPGEKELPESLLQWLSERYVSGADVHASLTSLELSILQNVTLQLEKSRARQETLSTETVTQTVMHTVGAAGTGMSEEHVQLIVKNALTLYSQDRTGLVDYALESGGGSILSTRCSETYETKTALMSLFGLPLWYFSQSPRVAIQPDVHPGNCWAFQGSHGYLVIRLSMRIVPSAFSLEHIPKALSPTGTISSAPRQFTVYGLDDEYQEEGKLLGSYTYQDDEDALQTYPVTEENDKAYQIIEVRVLSNWGHPEYTCLYRIRVHGQPSVN; encoded by the exons ATGGACCATTCAAAAGTGAACTCACGCGCCCCACCTCCAGGGAACACTGGCTATACCTACTCTCACAG CTCCAGCTACTCTACAACAGCCCTGGACTTTGAGAAGGAGCACAGGATCACTCCCGTCTTAGAGTCTCCCAGGATGTCTCGGCGGAGCCTGCGTCTGCACTCCACCACTGGTCTCTATGGTGACGACAGCATGGACTCTTCTCTCAACCACATGTACCACAGCGCCTCCTTCAGTGCAGGAGGAGCCAGTCGCAGAGATTCCAA GGCGTTGAAGAGCAGGAGGTCTCAGCAGCACTCTGTCTCCTGCTCCCAGTCTCTGCTCCTCACCACGCCCCATAAGAGCCAGCAGCACAACAGCAGTCTGCACAGCGTGGCCGCCAGCGACGCCTCCCTGCTCTCCTCCATGCTGGACAAGTCGTGCATCCAGGAGCGCACGCTGGTCGAAGGCTTCTGGGGCTTGGATGAAGACTCTGAATTCAAAG AGCGGACCATGACTGACTACAGTATGTGTGAGGCCAACGGAGACATTAACTCGGCACAGACCCAGACCTCCATGGTGAACGGTAGCTTCGGTAAGGACCACACGATCCACTCGGACAGAAATGACGCGCTCACCACCTACTCCAAGCACTCTTCAACTGCAGCCCGCTCTGCCACCGGCAAGCAGGCCCTGACAGCCCCCGCcgcctcccctccctccaccatCTACGCCAGGGACAAGAGCCGCAAGCACAGGACGG GTGTGCTGGTGTCCTTCTCGGACAACTGTGTGCGCGTGAGCAggagggcagcagcctctgtggCGTCCGTCTTCTCACTGCTCTTACAGAGTGTGCTGCTGAGGTCACGCAAAGAGGGCAAAG CTCACTCCAGCTACTGCGGAAGCATGAATGTAAATGAGATGGGGACTGAGGGGAAACGCATGAATCTGAATGGTGCTCTTT GTGACGACTGCAAAGGGAAGCAGCGCGTGGAGACACGCGTTGTCCAGTCATCATCATCACTGGTCTGCCGGTCACACCATGTGTTGGGGGAACTGTGGCTTGCCACCGCTTCCACAG GCTCCAGTGTGTTGTGGGTGGGGCAGAAGGCAGGCTCAGCTGTGCGGTCCGTAACAAGGAGGATGCTGTCTGTTCTCTGGTTGGCATCCGTGTCCCCAG GGAAGGCAGCGACCGGGGCTTTCTGGTGGCTGGGGACTGGATGGTATCATCTGGCCACCGTCATGTCGCTCCTCAACATCTTCGTCTTGACACG GTGCCTTCCCAAGCTCCTCAAACTCCTGCTGATTCTGCTCCCATTTCTCCTGG CTCTGTGGCACTGGGGTCCGTCCAGCCTGCTGTCTGTGTTGCCTGCGATTAACATCACTGAGTGGAGGACGGCCTACTCCCTCAGTCAGAACCCTCTGGAACCAACCAAAGACAGCCAGCCCATCATGGCTCAACCACCACCAGCTGTCTCACAG CTAGGCAGTGTGCTGGTGTCTGTGGACTCTGAGCGCCTAGCCCGGTTGGAGCAGAGGCTGGCCCAGCTGTGGGAGAAGGTGGAGCGAGGGGGCCGAAGGCAGGAAAAACAGCACAGGGAGGTGCTGAGTCTCTACCAGTCTGTACGAGAGCAGCTGGACACCCAGACAGACAAGGACAGCATGGGGCTGTGGGTGTCTGGCCTGCTGGAGGAGAGACTCCTTCTGCTGAAGGGGGGGATGGAGAAGGATGCAGCACTGCGGAGAGAACTG AGTCAGGAGATTGGAGAGCAGTATGTGGTGCAGCAGCAGGGCCAAGAGTCTCGTCTGGCTCAGCTAGAGGTGCTGCTGCAGACACTGACTGCCAAGACAGAG GAGGCACAGAGGAGGCACGCAGACACTTCCAGTGCTACACCTGCACTGCCACCAGTTCCTGTGCTAGTCAA TGTGGGTGTGGACAGCGAGTCCCATGATGCCTTGCTGGCGGAGGTGCAACTTCTAGAGGCGACGCTGGGGGGCATTAGGCAGGACCTGCAGGGGGTGATGGGATGCCAGGGCATGTGTGACCGCCTGGACACGCTCCATGAAACG GTGTCTGAGCAAGTGTCTGCCCAGGTGAGGATGGATCTGCGGGCCCTGTTCGACCACAGCGAGCAAGTCGGAGATTCCCAACCTGGAGAAAAGGAGCTCCCAGAGTCCCTGCTGCAGTGGCTCTCTGAGCGCTATGTAAGTGGGGCTGATGTGCACGCCTCTCTGACCTCCCTGGAGCTCAGCATCCTGCAGAACGTGACCCTGCAGCTGGAGAAGAGCAGGGCCAGGCAGGAGACGCTCAGCACTGAGACTGTCACTCAGACTGTGATGCACACTGTTGGAGCCGCAGGGACCGGGATGTCCGAGGAG CATGTACAGCTGATAGTGAAGAATGCTCTGACACTCTACTCCCAGGATCGGACCGGCCTGGTGGACTATGCTCTGGAGTCTGGCG gcGGCAGCATCCTGAGCACTCGCTGCTCTGAGACGTACGAGACAAAGACGGCACTAATGAGTTTGTTTGGCCTCCCGCTCTGGTACTTCTCCCAGTCTCCTCGTGTGGCCATACAG CCTGATGTCCATCCAGGGAACTGCTGGGCGTTTCAGGGTTCCCATGGTTACCTGGTGATTCGTCTCTCCATGAGGATCGTGCCCTCTGCCTTCTCATTGGAGCACATCCCCAAAGCCCTTTCTCCAACAGGCACCATCAGCAGCGCCCCGCGCCAGTTTACCGTCTAT GGTCTGGATGATGAGTACCAGGAGGAGGGTAAGTTACTGGGCAGCTACACCTACCAGGATGATGAGGATGCTCTACAGACTTATCCTGTCACC GAGGAGAATGATAAAGCCTATCAGATCATTGAGGTTCGGGTGCTGTCCAACTGGGGTCACCCGGAGTACACCTGCCTGTACCGCATCAGAGTGCACGGTCAGCCCAGTGTCAACTGA
- the LOC115201121 gene encoding SUN domain-containing protein 1 isoform X1: MDHSKVNSRAPPPGNTGYTYSHSSSYSTTALDFEKEHRITPVLESPRMSRRSLRLHSTTGLYGDDSMDSSLNHMYHSASFSAGGASRRDSKALKSRRSQQHSVSCSQSLLLTTPHKSQQHNSSLHSVAASDASLLSSMLDKSCIQERTLVEGFWGLDEDSEFKERTMTDYSMCEANGDINSAQTQTSMVNGSFGKDHTIHSDRNDALTTYSKHSSTAARSATGKQALTAPAASPPSTIYARDKSRKHRTGVLVSFSDNCVRVSRRAAASVASVFSLLLQSVLLRSRKEGKDTCLNHSRRAAAFTVCVVTLLIQTAVLKMGSVGRKVLNGAHSSYCGSMNVNEMGTEGKRMNLNGALCDDCKGKQRVETRVVQSSSSLVCRSHHVLGELWLATASTGSSVLWVGQKAGSAVRSVTRRMLSVLWLASVSPGKAATGAFWWLGTGWYHLATVMSLLNIFVLTRCLPKLLKLLLILLPFLLALWHWGPSSLLSVLPAINITEWRTAYSLSQNPLEPTKDSQPIMAQPPPAVSQLGSVLVSVDSERLARLEQRLAQLWEKVERGGRRQEKQHREVLSLYQSVREQLDTQTDKDSMGLWVSGLLEERLLLLKGGMEKDAALRRELSQEIGEQYVVQQQGQESRLAQLEVLLQTLTAKTEEAQRRHADTSSATPALPPVPVLVNVGVDSESHDALLAEVQLLEATLGGIRQDLQGVMGCQGMCDRLDTLHETVSEQVSAQVRMDLRALFDHSEQVGDSQPGEKELPESLLQWLSERYVSGADVHASLTSLELSILQNVTLQLEKSRARQETLSTETVTQTVMHTVGAAGTGMSEEHVQLIVKNALTLYSQDRTGLVDYALESGGGSILSTRCSETYETKTALMSLFGLPLWYFSQSPRVAIQPDVHPGNCWAFQGSHGYLVIRLSMRIVPSAFSLEHIPKALSPTGTISSAPRQFTVYGLDDEYQEEGKLLGSYTYQDDEDALQTYPVTEENDKAYQIIEVRVLSNWGHPEYTCLYRIRVHGQPSVN, from the exons ATGGACCATTCAAAAGTGAACTCACGCGCCCCACCTCCAGGGAACACTGGCTATACCTACTCTCACAG CTCCAGCTACTCTACAACAGCCCTGGACTTTGAGAAGGAGCACAGGATCACTCCCGTCTTAGAGTCTCCCAGGATGTCTCGGCGGAGCCTGCGTCTGCACTCCACCACTGGTCTCTATGGTGACGACAGCATGGACTCTTCTCTCAACCACATGTACCACAGCGCCTCCTTCAGTGCAGGAGGAGCCAGTCGCAGAGATTCCAA GGCGTTGAAGAGCAGGAGGTCTCAGCAGCACTCTGTCTCCTGCTCCCAGTCTCTGCTCCTCACCACGCCCCATAAGAGCCAGCAGCACAACAGCAGTCTGCACAGCGTGGCCGCCAGCGACGCCTCCCTGCTCTCCTCCATGCTGGACAAGTCGTGCATCCAGGAGCGCACGCTGGTCGAAGGCTTCTGGGGCTTGGATGAAGACTCTGAATTCAAAG AGCGGACCATGACTGACTACAGTATGTGTGAGGCCAACGGAGACATTAACTCGGCACAGACCCAGACCTCCATGGTGAACGGTAGCTTCGGTAAGGACCACACGATCCACTCGGACAGAAATGACGCGCTCACCACCTACTCCAAGCACTCTTCAACTGCAGCCCGCTCTGCCACCGGCAAGCAGGCCCTGACAGCCCCCGCcgcctcccctccctccaccatCTACGCCAGGGACAAGAGCCGCAAGCACAGGACGG GTGTGCTGGTGTCCTTCTCGGACAACTGTGTGCGCGTGAGCAggagggcagcagcctctgtggCGTCCGTCTTCTCACTGCTCTTACAGAGTGTGCTGCTGAGGTCACGCAAAGAGGGCAAAG ACACCTGTCTGAACCATAGCAGGAGGGCAGCTGCCTTCACAGTGTGTGTAGTGACTCTGCTCATACAGACTGCTGTGCTGAAGATGGGTAGTGTGGGCAGAAAAGTGCTTAATGGAG CTCACTCCAGCTACTGCGGAAGCATGAATGTAAATGAGATGGGGACTGAGGGGAAACGCATGAATCTGAATGGTGCTCTTT GTGACGACTGCAAAGGGAAGCAGCGCGTGGAGACACGCGTTGTCCAGTCATCATCATCACTGGTCTGCCGGTCACACCATGTGTTGGGGGAACTGTGGCTTGCCACCGCTTCCACAG GCTCCAGTGTGTTGTGGGTGGGGCAGAAGGCAGGCTCAGCTGTGCGGTCCGTAACAAGGAGGATGCTGTCTGTTCTCTGGTTGGCATCCGTGTCCCCAG GGAAGGCAGCGACCGGGGCTTTCTGGTGGCTGGGGACTGGATGGTATCATCTGGCCACCGTCATGTCGCTCCTCAACATCTTCGTCTTGACACG GTGCCTTCCCAAGCTCCTCAAACTCCTGCTGATTCTGCTCCCATTTCTCCTGG CTCTGTGGCACTGGGGTCCGTCCAGCCTGCTGTCTGTGTTGCCTGCGATTAACATCACTGAGTGGAGGACGGCCTACTCCCTCAGTCAGAACCCTCTGGAACCAACCAAAGACAGCCAGCCCATCATGGCTCAACCACCACCAGCTGTCTCACAG CTAGGCAGTGTGCTGGTGTCTGTGGACTCTGAGCGCCTAGCCCGGTTGGAGCAGAGGCTGGCCCAGCTGTGGGAGAAGGTGGAGCGAGGGGGCCGAAGGCAGGAAAAACAGCACAGGGAGGTGCTGAGTCTCTACCAGTCTGTACGAGAGCAGCTGGACACCCAGACAGACAAGGACAGCATGGGGCTGTGGGTGTCTGGCCTGCTGGAGGAGAGACTCCTTCTGCTGAAGGGGGGGATGGAGAAGGATGCAGCACTGCGGAGAGAACTG AGTCAGGAGATTGGAGAGCAGTATGTGGTGCAGCAGCAGGGCCAAGAGTCTCGTCTGGCTCAGCTAGAGGTGCTGCTGCAGACACTGACTGCCAAGACAGAG GAGGCACAGAGGAGGCACGCAGACACTTCCAGTGCTACACCTGCACTGCCACCAGTTCCTGTGCTAGTCAA TGTGGGTGTGGACAGCGAGTCCCATGATGCCTTGCTGGCGGAGGTGCAACTTCTAGAGGCGACGCTGGGGGGCATTAGGCAGGACCTGCAGGGGGTGATGGGATGCCAGGGCATGTGTGACCGCCTGGACACGCTCCATGAAACG GTGTCTGAGCAAGTGTCTGCCCAGGTGAGGATGGATCTGCGGGCCCTGTTCGACCACAGCGAGCAAGTCGGAGATTCCCAACCTGGAGAAAAGGAGCTCCCAGAGTCCCTGCTGCAGTGGCTCTCTGAGCGCTATGTAAGTGGGGCTGATGTGCACGCCTCTCTGACCTCCCTGGAGCTCAGCATCCTGCAGAACGTGACCCTGCAGCTGGAGAAGAGCAGGGCCAGGCAGGAGACGCTCAGCACTGAGACTGTCACTCAGACTGTGATGCACACTGTTGGAGCCGCAGGGACCGGGATGTCCGAGGAG CATGTACAGCTGATAGTGAAGAATGCTCTGACACTCTACTCCCAGGATCGGACCGGCCTGGTGGACTATGCTCTGGAGTCTGGCG gcGGCAGCATCCTGAGCACTCGCTGCTCTGAGACGTACGAGACAAAGACGGCACTAATGAGTTTGTTTGGCCTCCCGCTCTGGTACTTCTCCCAGTCTCCTCGTGTGGCCATACAG CCTGATGTCCATCCAGGGAACTGCTGGGCGTTTCAGGGTTCCCATGGTTACCTGGTGATTCGTCTCTCCATGAGGATCGTGCCCTCTGCCTTCTCATTGGAGCACATCCCCAAAGCCCTTTCTCCAACAGGCACCATCAGCAGCGCCCCGCGCCAGTTTACCGTCTAT GGTCTGGATGATGAGTACCAGGAGGAGGGTAAGTTACTGGGCAGCTACACCTACCAGGATGATGAGGATGCTCTACAGACTTATCCTGTCACC GAGGAGAATGATAAAGCCTATCAGATCATTGAGGTTCGGGTGCTGTCCAACTGGGGTCACCCGGAGTACACCTGCCTGTACCGCATCAGAGTGCACGGTCAGCCCAGTGTCAACTGA
- the LOC115201121 gene encoding SUN domain-containing protein 1 isoform X4 produces the protein MDHSKVNSRAPPPGNTGYTYSHSSSYSTTALDFEKEHRITPVLESPRMSRRSLRLHSTTGLYGDDSMDSSLNHMYHSASFSAGGASRRDSKALKSRRSQQHSVSCSQSLLLTTPHKSQQHNSSLHSVAASDASLLSSMLDKSCIQERTLVEGFWGLDEDSEFKERTMTDYSMCEANGDINSAQTQTSMVNGSFGKDHTIHSDRNDALTTYSKHSSTAARSATGKQALTAPAASPPSTIYARDKSRKHRTGVLVSFSDNCVRVSRRAAASVASVFSLLLQSVLLRSRKEGKAHSSYCGSMNVNEMGTEGKRMNLNGALWKAATGAFWWLGTGWYHLATVMSLLNIFVLTRCLPKLLKLLLILLPFLLALWHWGPSSLLSVLPAINITEWRTAYSLSQNPLEPTKDSQPIMAQPPPAVSQLGSVLVSVDSERLARLEQRLAQLWEKVERGGRRQEKQHREVLSLYQSVREQLDTQTDKDSMGLWVSGLLEERLLLLKGGMEKDAALRRELSQEIGEQYVVQQQGQESRLAQLEVLLQTLTAKTEEAQRRHADTSSATPALPPVPVLVNVGVDSESHDALLAEVQLLEATLGGIRQDLQGVMGCQGMCDRLDTLHETVSEQVSAQVRMDLRALFDHSEQVGDSQPGEKELPESLLQWLSERYVSGADVHASLTSLELSILQNVTLQLEKSRARQETLSTETVTQTVMHTVGAAGTGMSEEHVQLIVKNALTLYSQDRTGLVDYALESGGGSILSTRCSETYETKTALMSLFGLPLWYFSQSPRVAIQPDVHPGNCWAFQGSHGYLVIRLSMRIVPSAFSLEHIPKALSPTGTISSAPRQFTVYGLDDEYQEEGKLLGSYTYQDDEDALQTYPVTEENDKAYQIIEVRVLSNWGHPEYTCLYRIRVHGQPSVN, from the exons ATGGACCATTCAAAAGTGAACTCACGCGCCCCACCTCCAGGGAACACTGGCTATACCTACTCTCACAG CTCCAGCTACTCTACAACAGCCCTGGACTTTGAGAAGGAGCACAGGATCACTCCCGTCTTAGAGTCTCCCAGGATGTCTCGGCGGAGCCTGCGTCTGCACTCCACCACTGGTCTCTATGGTGACGACAGCATGGACTCTTCTCTCAACCACATGTACCACAGCGCCTCCTTCAGTGCAGGAGGAGCCAGTCGCAGAGATTCCAA GGCGTTGAAGAGCAGGAGGTCTCAGCAGCACTCTGTCTCCTGCTCCCAGTCTCTGCTCCTCACCACGCCCCATAAGAGCCAGCAGCACAACAGCAGTCTGCACAGCGTGGCCGCCAGCGACGCCTCCCTGCTCTCCTCCATGCTGGACAAGTCGTGCATCCAGGAGCGCACGCTGGTCGAAGGCTTCTGGGGCTTGGATGAAGACTCTGAATTCAAAG AGCGGACCATGACTGACTACAGTATGTGTGAGGCCAACGGAGACATTAACTCGGCACAGACCCAGACCTCCATGGTGAACGGTAGCTTCGGTAAGGACCACACGATCCACTCGGACAGAAATGACGCGCTCACCACCTACTCCAAGCACTCTTCAACTGCAGCCCGCTCTGCCACCGGCAAGCAGGCCCTGACAGCCCCCGCcgcctcccctccctccaccatCTACGCCAGGGACAAGAGCCGCAAGCACAGGACGG GTGTGCTGGTGTCCTTCTCGGACAACTGTGTGCGCGTGAGCAggagggcagcagcctctgtggCGTCCGTCTTCTCACTGCTCTTACAGAGTGTGCTGCTGAGGTCACGCAAAGAGGGCAAAG CTCACTCCAGCTACTGCGGAAGCATGAATGTAAATGAGATGGGGACTGAGGGGAAACGCATGAATCTGAATGGTGCTCTTT GGAAGGCAGCGACCGGGGCTTTCTGGTGGCTGGGGACTGGATGGTATCATCTGGCCACCGTCATGTCGCTCCTCAACATCTTCGTCTTGACACG GTGCCTTCCCAAGCTCCTCAAACTCCTGCTGATTCTGCTCCCATTTCTCCTGG CTCTGTGGCACTGGGGTCCGTCCAGCCTGCTGTCTGTGTTGCCTGCGATTAACATCACTGAGTGGAGGACGGCCTACTCCCTCAGTCAGAACCCTCTGGAACCAACCAAAGACAGCCAGCCCATCATGGCTCAACCACCACCAGCTGTCTCACAG CTAGGCAGTGTGCTGGTGTCTGTGGACTCTGAGCGCCTAGCCCGGTTGGAGCAGAGGCTGGCCCAGCTGTGGGAGAAGGTGGAGCGAGGGGGCCGAAGGCAGGAAAAACAGCACAGGGAGGTGCTGAGTCTCTACCAGTCTGTACGAGAGCAGCTGGACACCCAGACAGACAAGGACAGCATGGGGCTGTGGGTGTCTGGCCTGCTGGAGGAGAGACTCCTTCTGCTGAAGGGGGGGATGGAGAAGGATGCAGCACTGCGGAGAGAACTG AGTCAGGAGATTGGAGAGCAGTATGTGGTGCAGCAGCAGGGCCAAGAGTCTCGTCTGGCTCAGCTAGAGGTGCTGCTGCAGACACTGACTGCCAAGACAGAG GAGGCACAGAGGAGGCACGCAGACACTTCCAGTGCTACACCTGCACTGCCACCAGTTCCTGTGCTAGTCAA TGTGGGTGTGGACAGCGAGTCCCATGATGCCTTGCTGGCGGAGGTGCAACTTCTAGAGGCGACGCTGGGGGGCATTAGGCAGGACCTGCAGGGGGTGATGGGATGCCAGGGCATGTGTGACCGCCTGGACACGCTCCATGAAACG GTGTCTGAGCAAGTGTCTGCCCAGGTGAGGATGGATCTGCGGGCCCTGTTCGACCACAGCGAGCAAGTCGGAGATTCCCAACCTGGAGAAAAGGAGCTCCCAGAGTCCCTGCTGCAGTGGCTCTCTGAGCGCTATGTAAGTGGGGCTGATGTGCACGCCTCTCTGACCTCCCTGGAGCTCAGCATCCTGCAGAACGTGACCCTGCAGCTGGAGAAGAGCAGGGCCAGGCAGGAGACGCTCAGCACTGAGACTGTCACTCAGACTGTGATGCACACTGTTGGAGCCGCAGGGACCGGGATGTCCGAGGAG CATGTACAGCTGATAGTGAAGAATGCTCTGACACTCTACTCCCAGGATCGGACCGGCCTGGTGGACTATGCTCTGGAGTCTGGCG gcGGCAGCATCCTGAGCACTCGCTGCTCTGAGACGTACGAGACAAAGACGGCACTAATGAGTTTGTTTGGCCTCCCGCTCTGGTACTTCTCCCAGTCTCCTCGTGTGGCCATACAG CCTGATGTCCATCCAGGGAACTGCTGGGCGTTTCAGGGTTCCCATGGTTACCTGGTGATTCGTCTCTCCATGAGGATCGTGCCCTCTGCCTTCTCATTGGAGCACATCCCCAAAGCCCTTTCTCCAACAGGCACCATCAGCAGCGCCCCGCGCCAGTTTACCGTCTAT GGTCTGGATGATGAGTACCAGGAGGAGGGTAAGTTACTGGGCAGCTACACCTACCAGGATGATGAGGATGCTCTACAGACTTATCCTGTCACC GAGGAGAATGATAAAGCCTATCAGATCATTGAGGTTCGGGTGCTGTCCAACTGGGGTCACCCGGAGTACACCTGCCTGTACCGCATCAGAGTGCACGGTCAGCCCAGTGTCAACTGA